A part of Chlamydia ibidis 10-1398/6 genomic DNA contains:
- a CDS encoding dihydrolipoamide acetyltransferase family protein, which yields MFEFRFPKIGESGAGGSVVRWLKQVGDSVQKDEPLIEVSTDKIATELASPQSGRLVKCLVDEGDEVAPDDVLAILDIAKPNSEEEKPLLSSCGGEAASCFQENKKTSGWFSPAVLSLANREGIGIQELQSIQGSGNDGRVTRKDLETYISSARASTTSEELSVNANENRIPMSPLRRALASSLSKSSDEVPHASLVVDVDVTDLMNLIAEERERFFATHGVKLTITSFIIQCLARALEQFPLLNGSLDGDTIVVKKSINVGVAVNLNKEGVVVPVIRNCQDRGLVSIAKSLADLSARARANKLDHSEVRDGSVTVTNFGMTGALIGMPIIRYPEVAIIGIGTIQKRIVVRDDDSLAIRKMVYVTLTFDHRVLDGIYGSEFLTSLKNRLESVTMG from the coding sequence ATGTTTGAATTTCGGTTTCCCAAGATTGGTGAATCTGGTGCTGGTGGTTCTGTTGTTCGCTGGCTAAAGCAGGTGGGTGATAGCGTTCAAAAAGATGAGCCCTTAATTGAAGTGTCCACAGATAAAATTGCCACTGAGTTAGCTTCTCCACAATCGGGAAGATTAGTGAAGTGTCTAGTTGACGAAGGAGATGAGGTTGCTCCAGACGATGTTCTCGCCATCTTAGATATTGCAAAGCCCAATAGTGAAGAAGAAAAACCTCTCCTCTCTAGTTGTGGTGGCGAAGCCGCTTCATGTTTCCAAGAGAATAAGAAGACATCTGGTTGGTTTTCTCCTGCTGTTTTAAGTTTAGCAAATCGTGAAGGAATAGGTATCCAGGAGCTTCAGAGTATTCAGGGTAGCGGGAATGATGGTCGCGTTACACGTAAAGATTTGGAAACATATATTTCCAGCGCGCGTGCATCTACTACTTCAGAGGAATTATCGGTTAACGCCAACGAAAATCGTATTCCTATGTCTCCACTGCGTAGGGCCTTAGCTTCTTCATTATCCAAATCTTCAGATGAAGTTCCTCATGCATCTTTGGTTGTTGACGTAGATGTTACGGATCTCATGAATCTGATAGCAGAAGAACGTGAGAGATTTTTTGCTACACATGGTGTTAAACTGACAATTACAAGTTTTATCATTCAGTGTTTAGCTCGAGCTTTGGAGCAATTTCCATTGCTGAATGGTTCTTTAGACGGAGATACCATTGTAGTCAAAAAATCTATCAATGTAGGTGTTGCTGTTAACCTCAACAAGGAAGGAGTTGTTGTCCCTGTAATCCGCAATTGTCAAGATCGAGGATTAGTAAGTATAGCAAAAAGTTTAGCAGATTTATCCGCTCGTGCTCGTGCCAATAAACTGGATCATTCAGAAGTACGCGATGGTAGTGTTACTGTGACCAATTTTGGTATGACCGGGGCACTAATTGGCATGCCAATTATCCGTTACCCAGAAGTCGCAATTATCGGTATCGGTACTATTCAAAAGCGTATTGTTGTTCGTGATGACGACTCTTTAGCAATTAGGAAAATGGTTTATGTCACATTGACCTTCGATCATAGAGTTTTGGACGGTATTTACGGTAGTGAGTTTTTAACCTCTTTGAAAAATCGATTAGAGTCTGTTACCATGGGGTAA
- a CDS encoding KpsF/GutQ family sugar-phosphate isomerase encodes MLSPTVMNNICDEILSKQRAILEEFFQNFHTNDTWLLAERILSHSGWLFFSGVGKSGCVARKIVSTLQSFGERVQFLLSGDLLHGDLGVVNSGDIVCLFSKSGETKELLEAVPYLKERNVFLVGITSSAYSSLAVLSDHVIILPDLDELDPYNLVPTTSTICQMLFGDLLSIALLRCREISLETYGKNHPSGQIGLKANKKVKDYMFAREDLPLCSPEDTVDDSLNIFSTYNCGCVCIVNESTELLGIFTDGDLRRSLASLGGDVLKRKLKTVMTSNPKAIDADASVLAALEIMETGSPVTILPVLDCQKRIVGLLHMHTLAKAGLV; translated from the coding sequence ATGCTTTCTCCAACAGTAATGAATAATATATGTGATGAGATCTTGAGTAAACAAAGAGCAATTTTGGAAGAGTTCTTCCAAAATTTTCATACTAATGACACTTGGTTACTAGCAGAAAGGATTCTTAGCCATTCCGGCTGGCTGTTTTTTTCTGGAGTTGGGAAGAGTGGGTGTGTTGCTAGAAAGATTGTTTCTACTCTCCAGTCATTTGGGGAGCGTGTTCAGTTTCTCTTATCAGGAGATCTTCTTCATGGAGATCTGGGGGTTGTAAATTCTGGAGATATTGTCTGCTTATTTTCTAAGAGTGGAGAAACAAAAGAACTCCTTGAAGCTGTTCCATATCTGAAAGAAAGGAACGTCTTCCTGGTTGGGATCACTTCTTCAGCATATTCCAGTTTGGCGGTTCTTTCTGATCATGTGATCATTCTTCCAGATTTAGACGAGTTAGATCCTTACAATTTAGTGCCGACTACTTCAACGATTTGCCAGATGTTATTCGGTGATCTGTTATCTATTGCTCTCTTACGTTGCCGTGAGATTTCTTTAGAAACCTATGGAAAAAATCATCCTAGTGGACAAATCGGTCTGAAAGCAAATAAGAAAGTGAAAGATTATATGTTTGCTAGAGAGGATCTTCCTTTATGTTCTCCTGAAGATACTGTTGATGATTCGCTGAATATTTTCTCTACTTACAATTGTGGATGTGTTTGTATTGTCAATGAGAGTACAGAACTGCTAGGTATTTTTACTGATGGTGATTTGCGCAGATCTTTAGCTTCTCTAGGAGGAGATGTTCTTAAACGGAAATTAAAAACTGTTATGACTTCCAATCCTAAAGCCATAGATGCAGACGCTAGTGTACTTGCAGCTTTAGAAATCATGGAAACAGGAAGCCCGGTTACTATTCTTCCCGTTCTAGATTGTCAAAAGCGCATCGTAGGATTGCTACATATGCACACACTAGCAAAGGCAGGGCTGGTGTAA
- the cdsZ gene encoding zinc ribbon domain regulatory protein CdsZ, translated as MHDALESILAIQELDIKMIRLMRVKKEHQKELAKVQSLKADIRRKVQEKEQEMESLKNQIKEGENRIQEISDQINKLENQQAAVKKMDEFNALTQEMTAANKERRALEHQLSDLMDKQAGGEDLIVSLKESLASTENSSSAIEKEIFESIRKINEEGQALLKQRDDLRDQTDPELFSIYERLLNNKKDRVVVPIENRVCSGCHIVLTPQHENLVRKKDRLIFCEHCSRILYWQEPQALASDSSTVKRRRRRTAV; from the coding sequence ATGCATGACGCCCTCGAGAGCATTTTAGCCATTCAAGAGCTCGATATTAAGATGATTCGCTTAATGCGAGTTAAAAAGGAGCATCAAAAAGAGCTCGCTAAGGTCCAATCCCTTAAAGCTGATATTCGTCGTAAAGTCCAGGAAAAAGAACAAGAAATGGAGAGCTTGAAGAATCAGATTAAGGAAGGGGAAAATCGGATTCAGGAAATTTCCGATCAAATTAATAAATTGGAAAATCAACAAGCTGCCGTTAAAAAAATGGATGAGTTTAATGCTCTCACACAAGAAATGACAGCAGCCAATAAGGAGCGGCGTGCGCTAGAACATCAACTTAGCGACCTTATGGATAAGCAAGCTGGTGGTGAAGATCTCATTGTTTCTTTAAAAGAGAGTCTTGCGTCTACGGAGAACAGCAGTTCTGCTATTGAGAAAGAGATCTTCGAAAGCATCCGTAAAATCAATGAGGAAGGCCAAGCCCTACTTAAACAACGTGATGACTTAAGAGATCAGACTGACCCAGAATTGTTCAGTATCTATGAGCGCTTATTAAATAATAAGAAGGATCGTGTTGTAGTTCCTATTGAGAATCGGGTATGCAGTGGTTGTCATATCGTGTTGACACCTCAGCATGAGAATTTAGTTAGAAAGAAAGATCGTCTGATTTTCTGTGAACATTGCTCGAGAATTTTATATTGGCAAGAGCCGCAGGCTCTCGCTTCCGATAGTTCTACGGTAAAACGCCGTCGACGTCGTACTGCGGTATAG
- a CDS encoding macro domain-containing protein: MTTNNIVTATPSNHTMLFSQKEIALQNQAKLIRIASVALLSIQAIGCLAAAIGLTVALGSPVFLGLILVSVLLSIMAFTVHKYLTEAPSGDWSNSLTAYFRSIPATTADANFSSKRSDVVFFQNKYNPKITLGIWDNPEVPFSLELFAMQKERRGQETPFANAMMFNLVPASEENSQISMNLNLSKCLYQDLAKIDKQVKAWYSCNRRDSSSAAHQPFLPTETRSAEIHLEDPSSRGAGDYKRYPHYLGHARGPAVKEFPGQDHKVQTDYYRRAYVTYVNCLEEALARGCTTVAVPLFSSVYEVSSRDKNPKAQEVYDWSLNCQNLCKMALVEATNSVARSHSRETRLLVVLQDPFAAV, encoded by the coding sequence GTGACGACTAATAATATTGTTACGGCGACGCCGTCAAATCACACAATGCTATTTTCACAAAAGGAGATAGCGTTACAAAATCAAGCCAAGCTTATCAGGATTGCCTCTGTTGCTTTGCTCAGTATCCAGGCTATAGGCTGCCTTGCTGCTGCTATTGGATTAACGGTAGCATTAGGTTCGCCTGTTTTCCTAGGACTCATTCTTGTCTCCGTATTGCTCAGTATTATGGCTTTTACTGTTCATAAATATCTAACAGAAGCACCCTCTGGAGATTGGTCGAATTCTTTGACGGCATACTTCCGATCAATTCCTGCTACCACAGCTGATGCCAACTTCTCTTCGAAACGTTCTGACGTGGTATTCTTCCAAAATAAATATAACCCAAAAATCACTTTAGGCATTTGGGATAATCCTGAAGTACCGTTTTCTTTAGAACTATTTGCAATGCAGAAAGAAAGGCGTGGCCAAGAAACACCATTTGCTAATGCAATGATGTTCAACTTAGTCCCCGCATCTGAGGAGAACTCCCAAATTAGTATGAACTTAAACCTATCAAAATGCTTATACCAAGACTTGGCTAAAATAGATAAACAAGTAAAAGCATGGTATTCATGTAATAGGCGAGATAGCAGTAGCGCGGCACACCAACCTTTCCTACCAACAGAAACACGATCGGCAGAAATTCATCTGGAAGACCCCTCTTCTAGAGGAGCAGGAGACTATAAACGCTATCCTCATTACCTAGGGCATGCTCGAGGACCAGCAGTAAAAGAATTTCCGGGACAAGATCACAAAGTGCAAACAGACTATTACCGTAGAGCCTATGTTACATATGTAAATTGCTTGGAAGAAGCTCTTGCTCGCGGATGTACAACGGTTGCGGTACCCCTATTTAGTTCGGTTTATGAAGTTTCTTCAAGAGACAAGAACCCCAAAGCTCAAGAGGTATATGACTGGTCCTTAAACTGTCAAAACCTTTGTAAAATGGCTCTTGTGGAGGCCACTAATTCTGTAGCACGCTCACACTCCAGAGAGACCAGGCTGCTTGTTGTTTTACAAGATCCGTTTGCTGCAGTCTAA
- a CDS encoding uroporphyrinogen-III synthase — protein MTLYLGLNKQTAKKYQADFLPILRVSPYSLNCPQLRKASKYLEKSTHVIITSPSSTSLFISKMKRAHSLRSLREKYYICIGQATEQRLKNLVPKAKIITAKEETSEGIVPILKSCSRDCYFLYPHSALSRPIIKKFLQEEHRKHFAYAHYNVRPVALSVRVFGKYKNIILTSPSGVRAYARIFPNLPNKHHWCLGPITFNEFKKIYNHPPLLFSN, from the coding sequence ATGACATTATATTTAGGGTTAAACAAACAAACTGCAAAAAAATATCAGGCAGATTTTCTGCCTATCTTACGTGTGTCTCCCTACTCACTGAATTGCCCGCAATTACGTAAAGCATCAAAATATTTAGAAAAATCAACTCATGTGATTATTACCAGTCCCTCATCAACATCTCTGTTTATTTCAAAGATGAAAAGAGCACATTCTTTGAGGTCTTTGAGAGAAAAGTATTATATTTGCATAGGACAAGCAACAGAACAAAGGTTAAAAAATCTTGTTCCTAAAGCGAAGATAATAACTGCGAAAGAAGAGACTAGTGAAGGAATTGTACCCATTCTCAAATCATGTTCCCGGGATTGTTATTTCCTCTATCCCCATTCAGCATTATCTCGACCAATTATTAAAAAATTCCTTCAGGAAGAACACAGAAAACATTTTGCATATGCTCACTATAATGTCAGGCCTGTAGCTCTATCAGTAAGAGTATTCGGTAAATATAAAAATATAATACTTACCAGCCCTTCTGGAGTTCGGGCTTATGCACGAATTTTCCCTAACTTACCAAATAAACACCACTGGTGCCTTGGCCCTATTACATTTAATGAATTTAAAAAAATATACAATCACCCTCCGTTATTATTTTCTAATTAA
- a CDS encoding glycine hydroxymethyltransferase, which yields MASLLHKFLENASGKQGQNLASTAYLAALDHLLHTFPSIGKSIVDELKSQRSRLKMIASENFSSLSVQLAMGNLLTDKYCEGSPFKRFYSCCENVDAIEWECAEAAKELFGADSAFVQPHSGADANLLAIMSIITHKIQSPIVKRLGYKTVNDLTDEEYSELKKEMSSHVCLGPSLNSGGHLTHGTVRLNIMSKLMHCLSYHVNAKTECFDYDDISRLCKEHKPTVLIAGYSSYSRRLNFATLRQIADDCGAVLWVDMAHFAGLVAGGVFTGEENPIPYAQMVTTTTHKTLRGPRGGLVLASKEYDSMINRACPLMMGGPLPHVVAAKAIALKEALTVDFKKYAHQVVDNARTLADQFQKQGLRLLTGGTDNHMMIIDLTSLGISGRIAEDVLSSIGIAVNRNTIPSDAVGKWDTSGIRLGTPALTTLGMGKDEMEEVANIVVKVLRNITLRRNAGDSSNKSEGELPVDIAQEAKERVQDLLSRFPLYPEIDLEALI from the coding sequence GTGGCATCATTGTTACATAAGTTTTTAGAAAATGCCTCGGGCAAACAAGGACAAAATTTAGCATCGACTGCTTATCTAGCTGCATTAGATCATTTGCTGCATACCTTCCCGTCTATAGGTAAAAGTATCGTAGATGAGTTAAAGAGTCAGAGATCTCGTCTGAAAATGATTGCCTCAGAGAACTTCTCCTCTTTGTCAGTACAGCTTGCCATGGGCAATTTGTTGACAGATAAGTATTGTGAGGGCAGTCCTTTTAAACGTTTTTATTCCTGCTGTGAGAACGTAGACGCTATTGAATGGGAATGTGCCGAAGCGGCTAAAGAACTTTTTGGTGCTGACAGTGCTTTTGTTCAGCCTCACTCTGGTGCAGATGCCAATCTTTTGGCCATTATGTCAATTATAACTCATAAAATACAAAGTCCAATTGTCAAGCGTTTAGGGTATAAAACGGTTAATGATCTTACTGATGAAGAATACAGTGAGTTGAAAAAGGAGATGTCTTCTCATGTATGTTTAGGTCCTTCTTTGAATTCTGGAGGCCATCTAACACATGGTACAGTACGCTTAAACATCATGTCTAAATTAATGCATTGTCTCTCTTACCATGTTAATGCGAAAACCGAGTGTTTTGATTACGATGACATTTCTCGTCTGTGTAAAGAACATAAACCTACAGTGCTGATAGCGGGCTATTCCTCATATTCTCGTAGGCTCAATTTTGCTACTTTACGACAAATTGCTGATGATTGTGGAGCAGTTTTGTGGGTGGATATGGCCCATTTTGCCGGTCTCGTAGCTGGCGGTGTCTTTACGGGAGAGGAAAACCCTATTCCCTATGCACAGATGGTGACAACGACGACACATAAAACTTTACGTGGTCCTCGAGGTGGGCTGGTTTTAGCGTCTAAGGAGTATGATTCTATGATTAATAGAGCTTGTCCTTTGATGATGGGCGGTCCGTTACCTCATGTTGTTGCTGCGAAGGCAATAGCTTTGAAAGAAGCTTTAACCGTAGATTTCAAAAAATATGCTCACCAAGTTGTGGATAACGCCCGTACTTTAGCTGATCAGTTCCAAAAGCAGGGGTTGCGTCTGCTTACTGGAGGCACAGATAATCATATGATGATTATTGATCTTACATCTCTTGGGATTTCCGGTCGTATAGCTGAAGATGTCCTCAGTTCTATAGGGATTGCTGTGAATCGTAATACAATACCTTCTGATGCTGTTGGTAAATGGGATACATCCGGTATACGTTTAGGTACACCAGCCCTTACGACATTGGGTATGGGCAAAGATGAAATGGAAGAAGTTGCTAATATTGTAGTGAAAGTATTGCGAAATATTACTTTGAGACGTAATGCTGGTGATAGTTCGAATAAAAGTGAAGGAGAGCTTCCTGTAGATATTGCTCAGGAGGCAAAAGAGAGAGTTCAAGATTTATTATCACGGTTCCCTCTGTATCCCGAAATCGATCTAGAAGCGCTAATTTAG
- a CDS encoding ATP-dependent Clp protease proteolytic subunit, with product MPDGEMIHKLQDIIDRKILETRRVFFSEPVTEKSAADAIKKLWYLELTSPGQPIVFVINSPGGSVDAGFAVWDQIKMLTSPVTTVVTGLAASMGSVLSLCAAPGRRFATPHARIMIHQPSIGGTITGQATDLDIHAREILKTKARIVNVYVEATGQPREIIEKAIDRDMWMTADEAKDFGLLDGILFSFNDL from the coding sequence ATGCCTGATGGAGAAATGATTCACAAGTTGCAAGACATTATAGATAGAAAGATTTTAGAGACGCGTCGAGTATTTTTCTCTGAGCCTGTAACGGAGAAAAGTGCTGCTGATGCGATCAAAAAGCTTTGGTATTTGGAACTTACTAGCCCAGGTCAGCCTATAGTCTTTGTAATTAATAGTCCGGGTGGTTCCGTAGACGCAGGTTTCGCTGTTTGGGATCAAATTAAAATGTTGACATCTCCAGTGACAACCGTAGTGACTGGATTAGCTGCTTCTATGGGATCCGTATTAAGTTTATGCGCAGCACCTGGACGTCGTTTTGCAACTCCCCATGCGCGGATCATGATTCATCAACCTTCTATAGGAGGAACAATCACTGGTCAGGCTACAGATCTGGATATTCATGCTCGTGAAATTTTAAAAACAAAAGCTCGTATTGTAAACGTTTATGTTGAAGCTACTGGGCAACCTCGCGAAATTATTGAAAAGGCCATTGATAGAGATATGTGGATGACTGCAGACGAAGCTAAGGATTTTGGCTTATTAGATGGAATCCTCTTCTCTTTCAACGATTTGTAG
- the dapF gene encoding bifunctional diaminopimelate epimerase/glutamate racemase, protein MESSSLSTICSYFVYSGAGNRFILSESCPTIGEIIALCRKTHTDGFLFIQPSSIADIRLIIFNDDGSRPAMCGNGLRCAIAHVAQVSSNDPILVETDSGLYSGRFYSWDRVIVDMTLPDFGLCKCILSEKIPGFSDSVVKVNTGVPHIVVFVDDISKINVDVYGKQFRYHPDFSPDGTNVNFVEIKSKRELYIRTYERGLERESAACGTGATAAAIAMAQQCNWNNVDITAITIENVRIKISMHNGGVYLEAPVQLERTFFFIP, encoded by the coding sequence ATGGAATCCTCTTCTCTTTCAACGATTTGTAGTTATTTTGTATATTCTGGGGCAGGTAATCGTTTTATTTTGAGCGAATCTTGCCCTACTATAGGTGAGATTATTGCGTTATGTCGCAAAACACACACCGATGGGTTTTTGTTCATTCAGCCTTCTTCGATTGCGGATATTAGACTAATTATTTTCAATGATGATGGTTCTCGTCCTGCTATGTGTGGCAACGGATTACGTTGCGCTATCGCGCATGTTGCTCAAGTTTCGTCAAACGATCCAATCCTTGTAGAAACGGATTCAGGTTTGTACTCAGGAAGATTTTATTCTTGGGATAGGGTGATAGTGGATATGACTCTTCCTGATTTTGGTTTGTGCAAATGTATTTTGAGTGAGAAAATTCCAGGTTTTTCGGATAGCGTTGTAAAAGTTAACACTGGTGTCCCGCATATTGTAGTATTTGTTGATGATATCTCTAAAATTAATGTCGATGTTTATGGAAAACAATTCCGTTATCATCCTGATTTTAGTCCAGATGGTACTAATGTGAACTTCGTTGAAATAAAATCTAAACGAGAGCTTTACATACGCACGTATGAGAGAGGACTAGAGAGGGAGTCAGCAGCCTGTGGTACTGGTGCTACAGCAGCAGCTATTGCTATGGCTCAACAATGTAACTGGAATAATGTTGATATAACTGCAATTACTATAGAAAATGTACGAATAAAAATTTCTATGCATAATGGAGGGGTATATTTGGAAGCCCCCGTGCAATTAGAGAGGACGTTTTTCTTCATACCATAG
- a CDS encoding UPF0158 family protein, with translation MTTYPVPQNPLLLRVLRLMDAFSKSDDERDFYLDRVEGFILYIDLDKDQEDLDKIYQELEENADRYCLIPKLTFYEVKKIMETFINEKIYDIDTKEKFLEILQSKNAREQFLEFIYDHESELEKWQQFYVERSRIRIIEWLRNNKFHFVFEEDLDFTKHVLEQLKIHLFDAKVSKEISQARQLLLNKAKVYYSNEALNPRPKRGRPPKQSAKVEAEATISSDIYTKVPQAARRFLFLPEITSASSITFSEKFDTEAEFLAHLRGSGRVEDQLNLTNLSERFASLKELSAKLGYDSLSSGDFFGDDDDDDDEEEKKVVTKAKSPTKRRKKSS, from the coding sequence ATGACAACATATCCTGTACCACAAAATCCTCTTTTGTTACGTGTCCTCCGTCTTATGGATGCTTTTTCCAAATCCGATGATGAGAGGGATTTTTATTTAGACCGTGTTGAGGGATTTATTCTCTATATCGATCTTGATAAGGATCAGGAAGATCTTGATAAAATATATCAGGAGTTAGAAGAAAATGCGGATCGCTATTGTTTAATTCCTAAGTTGACATTTTATGAAGTCAAAAAAATCATGGAAACGTTCATTAATGAAAAGATCTATGATATTGATACTAAGGAAAAGTTTTTAGAGATTCTGCAATCTAAGAATGCTCGTGAGCAGTTTTTGGAGTTTATTTATGATCATGAGTCTGAGCTGGAGAAGTGGCAACAATTCTATGTTGAACGATCTCGGATTCGTATCATAGAGTGGTTGCGTAATAACAAGTTCCATTTTGTTTTTGAAGAGGATCTGGATTTTACTAAGCATGTTTTAGAACAACTGAAGATACATCTTTTTGATGCGAAGGTGTCCAAGGAGATCTCGCAAGCGCGTCAATTGTTGCTGAACAAAGCGAAAGTCTATTATTCCAATGAGGCGCTAAATCCTCGTCCTAAGAGAGGGCGTCCTCCTAAGCAATCAGCTAAGGTAGAGGCAGAAGCTACCATTTCGAGTGATATTTATACTAAGGTTCCTCAAGCAGCACGACGTTTCCTCTTTCTTCCTGAAATTACCTCCGCCTCTTCGATAACTTTCTCCGAGAAGTTTGACACCGAGGCTGAGTTCTTAGCGCATCTTCGTGGTTCTGGCCGTGTTGAAGATCAGTTAAATCTTACGAATCTTTCTGAGAGATTTGCTTCTCTTAAAGAATTATCTGCTAAGCTGGGATACGATTCTCTTTCCAGCGGAGATTTCTTTGGTGATGACGATGATGACGATGATGAGGAAGAAAAGAAAGTTGTTACAAAAGCAAAATCTCCTACTAAACGTCGTAAAAAATCTTCTTAA
- the ubiE gene encoding bifunctional demethylmenaquinone methyltransferase/2-methoxy-6-polyprenyl-1,4-benzoquinol methylase UbiE, with protein MPIYTNKPNIQEMFDSLADSYDKMNTILSLGMHNIWNSRFVQMLGRANHLIDLCAGTGKVVATYIKKYPGVSATLVDFSKNMLNLAKQRYPCATMNFIESDIACMPFEDNSYDLASMAYGLRNLPNPENALREIHRVLTTTGRLGILELTSPSQRHPIYLAHKMYLKAFVPWIGKVITKNHEAYAYLSNSIRCLPKDQELESIFQHSGFLTERKQKLFWGAATIWILKKFP; from the coding sequence ATGCCGATTTACACCAATAAACCTAATATTCAAGAAATGTTTGATTCTTTAGCAGATAGTTACGATAAAATGAATACTATCTTGTCTTTAGGCATGCATAACATCTGGAATAGTAGATTTGTTCAAATGTTAGGACGCGCAAACCATCTTATAGATCTTTGCGCTGGAACTGGCAAAGTAGTTGCGACTTACATTAAGAAATATCCGGGAGTTTCGGCCACACTCGTGGATTTTTCAAAAAATATGCTTAATTTAGCGAAGCAACGTTATCCCTGTGCAACCATGAATTTCATAGAAAGTGATATTGCATGTATGCCTTTTGAAGATAACTCTTATGACTTAGCTTCTATGGCATATGGTTTAAGAAATCTTCCCAATCCTGAGAATGCTCTCAGAGAAATCCATAGGGTGCTAACCACGACAGGAAGATTAGGAATTTTAGAACTCACATCTCCTTCTCAGCGACATCCTATCTATTTGGCGCACAAGATGTACCTCAAAGCCTTTGTCCCTTGGATAGGAAAAGTTATAACGAAAAACCACGAAGCGTATGCTTATCTTAGCAACAGCATACGCTGCCTTCCCAAAGATCAAGAACTGGAAAGCATTTTCCAACATTCCGGGTTCCTAACAGAAAGGAAACAGAAATTGTTCTGGGGTGCCGCTACAATTTGGATTCTGAAAAAATTTCCTTAA